The Pseudomonas sp. IAC-BECa141 genome contains the following window.
GATGATCAGCAGCAGTCGCCGAAAAATGTACGCCAGCATCTGATTACTCCGTGCCCGCAGGGTCGGCTTGCAGTTGGGTTTCGACTTCTACCGCCGGTTTCGCATCGGGTTTGACCCACCAGGTGTTAATGCCGATGTCGTACTTGGGGGAGACTTTCGGGTGGCCGATGTGGTTCCAGTACGCCACGCGCCAGGTCTTGATGTGCCAGTTCGGAATCACGTAGTAACCCCATTGCAGCACGCGGTCGAGGGCGCGGGCGTGGGCCACCAGGCTTTTGCGCGAATCGGCGTTGATCAGGCTTTCCACCAGATGATCGACCACCGGATCCTTGAGGCCCATCGAGTTGCGGCTGCTGGCCTTGTCGGCGGCCGCGCTCATCCAGAATTCGCGTTGTTCGTTACCCGGCGAGTTGGACTGCGGAAAGCTGCCGACGATCATGTCGAAATCCCGCGATCGCACGCGATTGACGTATTGCGAGACGTCGACACGGCGGATCACCAGATCGATGCCGAGGTCACTGAGGTTGCGCTTGAACGGCAACAGCACGCGTTCGAACTCGGTCTGCGCCAGCAGGAATTCGATGACCACCGGTTTGCCGGTGGCGTCGACCATTTTGTCGTCGACGATTTTCCAGCCGGCCTCTTGCAGCAACTGATACGCCTCGCGCTGTTGCGCGCGGATCATGCCACTGGCGTCGGTTTTCGGATTTTCGAAGGCTTCGCTGAACACCTGCGCCGGCAGCTTGCTGCGAAACGGATCAAGGATCGCCACCTGCTCGGCATCAGGCAGGCCGGTGGCGGCCATTTCCGAGTTTTCAAAATAACTGCGGGTGCGCGCATAAGCACCGTTGAACAGTTGCTTGTTGGTCCATTCGAAGTCGAACAACAAGCCCAGAGCCTGTCGTACCCGAACGTCCTGAAACACCGGGCGGCGCAGATTGAAGACGAAACCCTGCATCCCGGTCGGGTTGCTGTTGGCAATCTGTTCC
Protein-coding sequences here:
- a CDS encoding extracellular solute-binding protein, whose amino-acid sequence is MKPIRALLVQASGLLFAGLAFAAPQHAVTLYNEPPKYPADFKHFDYVNPDAPKGGIFRQAGFGGFDSLNPFISKGVPADDIGLIYDTLAKQGLDEPFTEYGLIAAKIEKAPDNSWVRFYLRPEAKFHDGHPVRADDVVFSFQTLTKEGAPMYRGYYADVEEVIAEDPLKVLFKFKHTNNRELPLILGQLPVLPKHWWADRDFNKGNLEIPLGSGPYKVTEVKAGRSVRYERVKDYWGKDLPANRGFYNFDVMTTDYYRDNTVALEALKAGQFDYWLEMAAKNWANAYNVPAVNEGRLIKEQIANSNPTGMQGFVFNLRRPVFQDVRVRQALGLLFDFEWTNKQLFNGAYARTRSYFENSEMAATGLPDAEQVAILDPFRSKLPAQVFSEAFENPKTDASGMIRAQQREAYQLLQEAGWKIVDDKMVDATGKPVVIEFLLAQTEFERVLLPFKRNLSDLGIDLVIRRVDVSQYVNRVRSRDFDMIVGSFPQSNSPGNEQREFWMSAAADKASSRNSMGLKDPVVDHLVESLINADSRKSLVAHARALDRVLQWGYYVIPNWHIKTWRVAYWNHIGHPKVSPKYDIGINTWWVKPDAKPAVEVETQLQADPAGTE